In Halopiger aswanensis, the DNA window CAAGCGCAACCGACGCCGACGACGCGTTCTCGAGTATCGTATCTGCATTAGTAGTCGACCGATCACCGTCTTGCCCGGCCGCAGTCACGTAGACGGGGTAGTCTTCGGAGACGTTCGCTTCGTCCCCTCGAACGGCGAACTCCGCTCGTTGCGGGGCCGAGTGATCCTCGAGGTCGAACGTCACGGTTGCGACGCCGCTTTCGTTGACCGTTGTCGACTCGGTCACGACGAAAACCCCAGGTGCCGACAGTCGGACCTCGAGTTGATCGCCTTCGGTCGCTCCGGCCGGTTCGAGTGCGATCGTTTCGGCCGAGTCATTCTCGAGGAGGATCCAGCCCCGGTCGGTCGGAGTCACGGGGTCGTCACTCGCCTCGACGGCGTTCTCGTTTCGGTCGTCCGCCGCAGCGACGACAACGTTCGTTTCGTCAATAACGGACTCACCGTCCGCATTCGACTCGAGCACTGCGAGCTCGTAACTCGCCGGATCCAGCGCCGACTCGAGTTCCGATTCACTGCTGATATCGAGCGACGCGTCGCCCGCGACCGAAATCGGCGATTCGGAGTCGGCCGTCGCATACGGATCGATCCGGATCGTTACCGTCTCCGCTTCGCCCGGATCGATCGTTCCGGTGAGTTCGTAGTTGAGCTGATCCTCGTCGCCGAATCGGACGGGAATTTCGTCCGCGTCGCCGACCGTTACGTTGACGGTCGCAGTTTCGTTCTCCTGCACTTCGACGGTATCCGAATCGAACGACGGATCATCGGCAGCGGCGGCTACACTCGCACTCGCAGAGAGGACACAGAGGGCGAGCAGTCCGATCGCGAGCAGTCGTTTCGATATCGCTACTCCTGCTATGGGGGACCAATTACCCATACGCGGGAGTAGTTACGTCGCTGTAATATATTCTTCGTTGACAATAAATGGAGCGAGTTTGGAAACTCGATACTCAGGTCAAATCCGATACCGACGAACGAAGCAGTGATATCGACCGGCCAAACACGTCACATGAAGTCCTCGATGCCTGATTGTTTGTTCTTGTCGTTCTCGAAGATGCTCTCGAGCGAGCGCTCTAAGACCTCCAACCGCTGTTTCGTGTAGTCGCGACAGTCGTACTCCTCGGCGACCTGAATCGCGGTCTGCATGTACTTGTTCACCGAACCCTGGTGGACGGTGAGGTTGACCTGGCCGCCACACTCCCGACACTCGCCGGTCAGGGGCATCCGGCGGAACTTCTCGCCGCAGTCGAGACACCGGGTTTCCTGCCGCGAGAAGGCCCGCAAGTTGCCGATCAGGTCCGGCAGGAAGTGGTACTCGATGACCCGCTCGGCGACGTCGGTCTCGTCGACGGCCTCGAGTTTCCGCGAGAGTTCCAGTTGGGCGTCCATCTTCTCCATCATCGAGCCCAGCGTCTTGTAGGCGGAGAGGTCGGGGCCCATCGCGATGTCGGTGGTGTCGTGGGTATGCTCGAAGCCGGTGTACTCGCGGTCGGTTCCGAGCGTCTCCTCGGCGATCTGGATGTCGACCTCCTCGGGGTCGGCCTGCTCGCGGGTGGCCTCGTAGAACTCGCGGGGATACTGCGAGACGATGTCCATGTTGTGGGCCTCGTCGTCGATCTCGGAGGGATCGATGCGGGAGGACATGACGAGGGGGGCGTCCATCTTGCCACCGCGCTTGTCCGGCAAGAAAGACTTACTGAAGTTGAGAAGTCCGTCGAGAAGCAGCATGACGCAGTCCTCGTCGCCGTCGCAATTGCGACGCTTCGCGGCGTGGAAGTACGGATGAGCGTACCCAACGGCTGCACTGGTGAAACCGATCACACGTCCGACAGTTGCGGCGCTCGTGTGGGGCGCCATGCCGAAGACGAGTTCGCCCACGAGGTCCTGGCGATCCTCGATCTCGTAGAACGGCTCGAGGCCGTAGTACTGCTCTAAGAGGTCGTCGATGAAATCCGCCGTTTTCATCATGTGCTCGGCGGCGCCGTCCGAGAGAACGATGTCCTGCACTTTCAGCTCGACCAGCTGGTCCTCGTGGGTCAGCGGCTCGCCGTGGATGTCCTCGTCGTAGCCGAGCGCCTGCAGTTGGCCGACGTCGACGTCGAGTTCGCTGGCCCGAACCGCCGTTACAGGGAGGTCGGTCATGTCGTAGCGGACGGTGCCGTCCTTGAACGCCGAGACGTCGTGTTTCGCCCGCAGAACGCCCTTCTCGATCGGTTCGGGGATCTTGTTCGTCGAGGAGAGCCCCTTGACGCCTTTCAGAATGTCGAAGGCGTTCTCGCGTTCACCGACCGACTCTAAGGCGCTGCGGAACTCGTCGTTGACGTCGATCTCGCGGGATTCGACGCAGGTCCCCTCGACCTCGCAGCGGTCGCACTCGACGCGACCGGCGTCGTCGGGCTCGAGCGATTGGTCGCAGTCCGGACAGCGGTAGTCGGGCTCGGTTCGGGCGTTGCAGTCCGGACAGCGGTTCTTGAACGTCTCCGCGTCGCAGTCCGGACAGCGCTGGCGGCCGACCTGCACTTCGACGACGCCCGGCGTATCGGACATCGTCTCGGCGTGTTTGGCCGCGTCGGCGACGTTGCGCTGCGTGCCGCCGGCCTCGCCGATCGGGAACAGGGTGTGGACGGCGGGACTTAGATCCCGGCTCTCGGACTTCTCCGGGCGGCCCATTCGGTTCCCGATTCGGGTGGGTGCGCGCTCGCGAACCTCGAACGGGGCGACCTCGTTGACCGCCTCGATGGCGTTGTCGCCTTCCTCGTCGTGGCCCCAGGTGCGGGCCCGCTCGGAGAGGTCGTCGTCGCTCCAGGTACGCTCGAGTTCGACGGTCGGCGCCTCGGGGTCGGGTTCGGGCTCCTCCCCGCGACCCTCCGGATCCGGCTCGAGCGCGGCCCCGTCGGCGACCGCCTGCCGGAGCTCGCAGCCGACCGTGCGAACGAACGGCCGCCAGTCGTCGATTTCGATGCGGTCCTCGCTTTCGCGCTGGCGGTGCTCGATGACGACGGTCTCGAGTGCGTCTGCGACCGCCTCGTCGTGCTCGAGGACGAGGATGCTGTCGTCCCCGTTACCGTTCACGCTGCCGTCGCCGTCCTCCTCGATTCGTCCCTCGGCGACCGCCGCCGCGAGGTCGCAGAAGGCGTCGACCGAGATGTCGTGCCAGAGGTAGGTGTACTCGGGATGGAGCGGGGCGTCGTACTCGAGGGCCCACTCGAGGGCCTCCTCGGGGTCGGGGAACTCGAGGTCGATTCGAGGGTCGTCTTTCAGGGCTTGGACGTCCACACCGGCTTCCTCGAGGTCCTGTACCCACCACTCGTAGGTGTAGGAGGCCGGCGCGAGCGGGTGGTTGTTCTCGACGAACTCGCCGTAGTTGACCAGGTACTCCCCGAGGTCCAGGATCTTCTCGACGCCGTTTCGGATTTCAAGGGCGTCCTCGGGGTCATCGATCCGGCGCACGTCGCCGTTGGCGAGTTTGACGGTCGGGCCCTCGATGGAGTCGACGGGGACGACCCCCGCCGCTTTGCCGGGCCGTTCGGTCTTGATCTGAGTCCCGGTCGCGAGGAAGTCGTCGACCAGGTGCATCGCGGCGGGGTGGACGCCGGCGGTCGCGAAGCCGTGATTGCGCGCGCGGCCGTAGCGCAGGCGGAACCCACCGTGAGCGCAGGGGTGGGAAAAGACCGGCCGGCCGGCGATCAGGTCCCGGAGGAACTTCTTCGATTTGTCGACGCGCGGGGGACCCTGCGGTTCGTCGGATTCGGAACCGTCGTCGGCGCCCTCGGCATCTGCATCGTCCCCGTCATCGGCGGATTCCTCGTCGGCGTCGTCGGCCTCGTCGTCGCTTTCCTCGTCGCCCGCATCGTCGTAGTAGGTGCCGTCGATCAGATCCTGCAGCCACGGCCAGTCGACCTCCTCGAGATTGCGGGTGTAGCGCTGGATCTTCGGGGCCTTCAGGGCGATCCCTTCGGCCATGACGAGACACATCCCGCCGCGGGCGCTGTTGGTGTCGACCCGCTCCAAGTCGCGAAAGCCCGACACCTCTTCGTCGCCCGTCGCTTCGCCGTCCAGCATGATCGGCATGTGCTTCGCGATGAACTTCGTCTCCTTGTCCTTGGGCGTGTACTGGAGACCGGTCTCCTTGTCGTAAAGGGCAATTTCCTCGGCGTAGCGCTCGATCTCGTCGTCGCGGGCCTTGTACTGGTCGATGCCCACGAGCGCGCGGGTGTAGTCCGCCACGAGCACGGAGAGGGCCTGCGCGGTACCACCCGCCGAGCGGATCGGTCCCGCGTAGTAGACGTTGACGAACTCGGTGCCGTCGTCGTTCTCGAGGATTTCGACCTTGTCGATCCCCTCGATGGGGGCGGCGACGACGCCCTCGGTCAGTAGGGCGACCGCAGTACGGACGGCGCCCTCGACCTTCCCGGCTTTGGTCTCGTAGTCGCCCACACGACCCTCGGCGAAGTCCTCGGCGAGTTCGAGCGCTGCTTCCTCGCGGGACATCTCGCCCTCGAGTTCGCGGACGCGTTCGGCGACGCCGTCGATCCCGAGGATGTTCTCGACGCGGTCGGCCATGTCCCGCGCGGTCGGAATCTCGACCTCGGGTTTCGGGTCGGCACCGCGCTGTTTGGCCGTCTCTGCCACGTCGAAGGCCTCGTCGAGGCGAGATTCGAGCGTCTGGAAGTACTGCTCGTCTTCCTCGCGCATGTCAGAGCCAGAGGTCCAGTTCGGTCGTCTCGTCGTACTCGCGCTCGAGGGGGTCCTCGAAGACGCGCATGTGAACCTCGCCGGCCCAGATCGTCGCCTCGTTCAGGTGGCCCGCGTAGGTCGTGCCCTCGTCGTCGGAGAGCACGGCGTGGGTGTGGGCGAACCGCTCGTCGTCCAGCCACGAGACGTTGCCCACGCAACTGGCCACCTCGAGCGGCTCGTCGAACTCGATCGGGTAGTACTCGCACTCGTCTTGATCGTAGAACCAGAGTTCCGCGTCCTGCACGGCGCCGAGCGCGGTAAACCACGCCGCGTCGGCCTCGACGTCGTCGGCGAGCGATTCGATCTCGGCCCGCCAGTCGGCCCCCGTCTCGAGACGGGCCACGTACTCGGCCGTCGTCTCGACCTCGCGATAATCCATACGTTCACGTCTGGTGGACGGCATCAAAAAGGTTGAGGAACCCCGTCGCGGGGGCCGCTCGACCGGCGCAGATCGACGCGGCAGCCGAGCGCGCTGAGAGGACTGTCGACAGTCTAAGTGCCTTTCTGACAACACGCAGGCGTACGAAGACGGCCTCGAGCGGACGACTACATCCGATCGAGACCGGAAACTGATACTTTGTCGCAGTCATGTTCTTCGAGTACCATTTTCGAACAGGGACGTACAGTCGAGACCGCGTAACAGGGAATTACACAACTCGGCGGCGAATATATCACCGAATACACAGTAGTTTGGTAGGAGATAACAAAGACCACTGGTACGTCTATCGTCGGGAGGATGGGATATCAGTCACCGACTTCGACTCGCCGTCGAGTACTGGCCGCCGGTGGGGCGGTCTCGGCGGCGGTCATCGCAGGGTGCATCGGTGAGGAGGACGGCGGTAACGGGAACGGTGATGGGAACAGCACCGCCGACATCAGCGACTACCAGTACGAGCGCGAGGAGCCCGACGACGAGGAGGCGGCCCGCAGCAGTTCCCTCGAGTTCCTCCAGCCCGCCGAGCGGGACGAGGACTTCGACCCCGTCGTCTCCTTCGACTCCTACAGCATGCAGGTCGCGAACCTCGTGTTCGACGGCCTCTACGAGTGGGACGACGAGATGACGCTCGAGCCGAAGATCGCCGACGGGATGCCCGAGGAGGAGGACGGCACGACCTACGTCTTCCAGATTCAGGAAGGAATCGAGTTCCACAACGGCGACGAGGTGACCGCCTCGGACGTGGCCCACTCCTTCACGGCGCCCGTCGAGGAGGAAACCCAGAACGCGGCGACGTACGCGATGATCGAGTCGGCCGAGCCGATCGACGATTACTCGCTCGAGGTGAGCCTCGAGCACGAGTACGGCCCCTTTACCATGATGACGATGGGCGTCAACGTCGTCCCGGAGGACGTCCGGACCGAGGACAGGGAGGCCTTCAACACCGATCCGATCGGCTCGGGTCCCTACCAGTTCGCGGACTTCCAGCCCGGCGAGTACGTCGAACTCGAGCGCTGGGACGACTACTGGGATGATCCCCAGCCCTACGTCCAGACGATCCGGTTCGAGGCGGCGCCGGACGACGCGAACCGCGTCGCGCAGGTGCTGGCAGGCGATACGGACGTCATCGACACGGTGCCGGCCACGGAGTGGGACGAGGTCGAGAGCGAGGACGGCGTCCGGATCCACGGGACCCGGAGTCCGTCGTACATGTACCTCGCCTTCAACTGCAACGAGGGCCAGACGACGGATCCGGACGTCAGACGGGCCGTCGCCCACTCGTTCTCGATGCAGCAGTTCGTCGAGGACCACCTCGGGGCCGCGGCCGACGCGCTCGTGAGCCCGATTCCGGAACTGACCAACGAAGCGGGCGGCTGGGAGTTCCCCACGGACGAGTGGGCGGACCAGATGCCCGAGTACGATCCCGACCAGGCCGAGCAACTGCTCAACGACGCGGGCGTCCCGGACGATTGGTCACCCCGGATCATCGCCCCCGAGGGCGGCCCGCGCGAGGCGCTTGCCGAACGGATCGGCTCCCGGCTCACCGAGGTCGGCTACGGGGCGGACGTCCAGGGCATGTCGTTCGCGACGCTCGTCGACACCTACGTGACCGGCAACGCCGACGACTACGAGATGTACCTGCTGGGCTGGACCGGCGGCCCGGACCCCGACGTCTACTACTACAACCTCTTCCACGAGAGCCAGGAGGGCGTCGGCCAGGGCCACTTCTACGAGGGGCAGGGCGAGTTCCACGACAACATCCTCGCGGCCCGCGAGAGCGCCGACAAGGAGGAGCGCCGAGACCTGTACGTTAGCGTCACCGAAGAAGTTCTCGAGTACCTGCCGGTGTTGCCGGCCTACTCGGAGCACAACACGATGGCCGCCCGCGAGCAAGTCAAGGACCTGCACGCGCACCCGGAGGTGAGCTACAACCCGCGCATTGTCTCGGACTACCAGAATACCTGGATCGACGGTTGACGCCGCCCGATCGGTGCCGTGAGCAGCCTCGTCGGCGCCGACGATCCAGTCGCAGCGAGGAGAGACGAACCGGACACCGAACACACGCCGAACCCCCCGCTTGAGAGCCACGCAATGGGACTACTCCGCTACACGACCTACCGATTCGCGCAGGCGATCCCCGTCCTGATCGGGATCTCGGTCATCACGTTCGTCCTCGCGAACATGACGCCGGGCGACCCGATCAGGCTGATGGTGCAGGGTCAGGAGGTCGACGCCGAAACGATCGCGCAACTCGAGGCCCGCTACGGCCTCGACAGGCCGCTCCACGAGCGGTACCTCGATTACATGGCCGGGCTCGTGCAGGGCGACATGGGTCACAGCTTCCACCGGAACCGCCCCGTCTCCGACCTGATCGCTCGGCGGATCGGCCCGACGCTGATGCTGGTGCTGTCGGCGTACGCGTTCGCGCTCGTCACGTCGATTCCGCTCGGCATCCTCGCGGCCAAGCGGCGAAACGAGCCGTTCGACCACGTCTCGCGGATCGTCGCGCTGATCGGCGTGAGCACGCCCTCGTTCTGGATCGGCATCATGCTGATCCTGCTGTTCGGCGTCCAACTGGGCTGGCTCCCGTCGTCGGACCTGGTCTACCCCTGGTGGCCGCCGGAGACGTACGGGCACGACGGCTACGTCGAGCACGCGGTCGAGACGCTCCGGCACCTGCTGTTGCCGATGATCGCGCTGGGGACCCTGCAGATGGCGACGCTGATGCGCGTCGAGCGCACGCAGATGATCGACTCGCTGCAGGGCGAATACGTCAAGCTCGCGCGGGCCTACGGCGTCCCCGAGGGCACGATCCTGCGCAAGCACGCGTTTCAGGTCGCCCAGTTGCCGATCATCACGATCGTCGGGCTCAACCTGTCGACGGCGCTGGGCGGCGCGGTACTGACCGAGTTCGTCTTCAACATCAACGGCCTCGGGCGACTGTTCTACGAGGCGATCGTCCAGTTAGATTACCAACTCATCATGGGTATCACGATGATCATCGCGACGATGTTCGTGATCGGCGTCATCATCACCGACATCGCCTACGCGTACATCGATCCGCGCGTCACGTACGGGGAGGCTGAATAGCATGGCGGTCGGCGAAACCCAGGTCGAGAGCGGCACCGAGCCGGCGACCAAGGAAACCGAAACCGGGTGGCGCAACACCCTCCGGAAGATCAAGCGAGACACCACCGCTCGCTGGGGTCTCTACGTCATCCTGACCGTCCTGTTGATCACGGCGTACACGCTCGTCGACGCGAACCTCTCGCGGCTCACGTTCGGCGCGCTCTCGGATTTCACGTTCGCGGAGACGCTGCCGATCTTCGAACACCCCGAGAACCTGCCGCCGCCGGGCGAAGCCCAGCCGAACGAACCGCCCGCGTTCCACGCCGGCGGGTCGCTCGAGCACCCCCTCGGGACGGATCCGAGCGGCCGGGACTACTTCACCCGGATCGTGTACGGCGCGCAGGTGTCGGTCAGCGTCGGCCTCGCCGCGACCTTCCTCGGGCTGGTCGGCGGGACGATCGTCGGCGCCGTCGCCGGCTACTACGGCGGCTGGGTCGACGACCTGCTGATGCGGATCATCGAGACGGTGTACGCGATCCCGCCGCTGATCCTGATCATCGTCTTCACGGTGTTCGTCAGCGGCGGCAGCCCGGACGTGATGTACGCCATCGT includes these proteins:
- a CDS encoding BGTF surface domain-containing protein — protein: MGNWSPIAGVAISKRLLAIGLLALCVLSASASVAAAADDPSFDSDTVEVQENETATVNVTVGDADEIPVRFGDEDQLNYELTGTIDPGEAETVTIRIDPYATADSESPISVAGDASLDISSESELESALDPASYELAVLESNADGESVIDETNVVVAAADDRNENAVEASDDPVTPTDRGWILLENDSAETIALEPAGATEGDQLEVRLSAPGVFVVTESTTVNESGVATVTFDLEDHSAPQRAEFAVRGDEANVSEDYPVYVTAAGQDGDRSTTNADTILENASSASVALDVDAETGTELDVMLVSPEQFVRESTATVDQNGTVQAAFDLDGVDAGVGATLSAYSADELVEERSVAIVDAGNTTEGTEEAQSNESASTSASATESTESTNDSIPGFGIVATLAALGIAAGRRRG
- a CDS encoding DNA polymerase II large subunit, translating into MREEDEQYFQTLESRLDEAFDVAETAKQRGADPKPEVEIPTARDMADRVENILGIDGVAERVRELEGEMSREEAALELAEDFAEGRVGDYETKAGKVEGAVRTAVALLTEGVVAAPIEGIDKVEILENDDGTEFVNVYYAGPIRSAGGTAQALSVLVADYTRALVGIDQYKARDDEIERYAEEIALYDKETGLQYTPKDKETKFIAKHMPIMLDGEATGDEEVSGFRDLERVDTNSARGGMCLVMAEGIALKAPKIQRYTRNLEEVDWPWLQDLIDGTYYDDAGDEESDDEADDADEESADDGDDADAEGADDGSESDEPQGPPRVDKSKKFLRDLIAGRPVFSHPCAHGGFRLRYGRARNHGFATAGVHPAAMHLVDDFLATGTQIKTERPGKAAGVVPVDSIEGPTVKLANGDVRRIDDPEDALEIRNGVEKILDLGEYLVNYGEFVENNHPLAPASYTYEWWVQDLEEAGVDVQALKDDPRIDLEFPDPEEALEWALEYDAPLHPEYTYLWHDISVDAFCDLAAAVAEGRIEEDGDGSVNGNGDDSILVLEHDEAVADALETVVIEHRQRESEDRIEIDDWRPFVRTVGCELRQAVADGAALEPDPEGRGEEPEPDPEAPTVELERTWSDDDLSERARTWGHDEEGDNAIEAVNEVAPFEVRERAPTRIGNRMGRPEKSESRDLSPAVHTLFPIGEAGGTQRNVADAAKHAETMSDTPGVVEVQVGRQRCPDCDAETFKNRCPDCNARTEPDYRCPDCDQSLEPDDAGRVECDRCEVEGTCVESREIDVNDEFRSALESVGERENAFDILKGVKGLSSTNKIPEPIEKGVLRAKHDVSAFKDGTVRYDMTDLPVTAVRASELDVDVGQLQALGYDEDIHGEPLTHEDQLVELKVQDIVLSDGAAEHMMKTADFIDDLLEQYYGLEPFYEIEDRQDLVGELVFGMAPHTSAATVGRVIGFTSAAVGYAHPYFHAAKRRNCDGDEDCVMLLLDGLLNFSKSFLPDKRGGKMDAPLVMSSRIDPSEIDDEAHNMDIVSQYPREFYEATREQADPEEVDIQIAEETLGTDREYTGFEHTHDTTDIAMGPDLSAYKTLGSMMEKMDAQLELSRKLEAVDETDVAERVIEYHFLPDLIGNLRAFSRQETRCLDCGEKFRRMPLTGECRECGGQVNLTVHQGSVNKYMQTAIQVAEEYDCRDYTKQRLEVLERSLESIFENDKNKQSGIEDFM
- a CDS encoding PPC domain-containing DNA-binding protein, which translates into the protein MDYREVETTAEYVARLETGADWRAEIESLADDVEADAAWFTALGAVQDAELWFYDQDECEYYPIEFDEPLEVASCVGNVSWLDDERFAHTHAVLSDDEGTTYAGHLNEATIWAGEVHMRVFEDPLEREYDETTELDLWL
- a CDS encoding ABC transporter substrate-binding protein, whose product is MGYQSPTSTRRRVLAAGGAVSAAVIAGCIGEEDGGNGNGDGNSTADISDYQYEREEPDDEEAARSSSLEFLQPAERDEDFDPVVSFDSYSMQVANLVFDGLYEWDDEMTLEPKIADGMPEEEDGTTYVFQIQEGIEFHNGDEVTASDVAHSFTAPVEEETQNAATYAMIESAEPIDDYSLEVSLEHEYGPFTMMTMGVNVVPEDVRTEDREAFNTDPIGSGPYQFADFQPGEYVELERWDDYWDDPQPYVQTIRFEAAPDDANRVAQVLAGDTDVIDTVPATEWDEVESEDGVRIHGTRSPSYMYLAFNCNEGQTTDPDVRRAVAHSFSMQQFVEDHLGAAADALVSPIPELTNEAGGWEFPTDEWADQMPEYDPDQAEQLLNDAGVPDDWSPRIIAPEGGPREALAERIGSRLTEVGYGADVQGMSFATLVDTYVTGNADDYEMYLLGWTGGPDPDVYYYNLFHESQEGVGQGHFYEGQGEFHDNILAARESADKEERRDLYVSVTEEVLEYLPVLPAYSEHNTMAAREQVKDLHAHPEVSYNPRIVSDYQNTWIDG
- a CDS encoding ABC transporter permease, which codes for MGLLRYTTYRFAQAIPVLIGISVITFVLANMTPGDPIRLMVQGQEVDAETIAQLEARYGLDRPLHERYLDYMAGLVQGDMGHSFHRNRPVSDLIARRIGPTLMLVLSAYAFALVTSIPLGILAAKRRNEPFDHVSRIVALIGVSTPSFWIGIMLILLFGVQLGWLPSSDLVYPWWPPETYGHDGYVEHAVETLRHLLLPMIALGTLQMATLMRVERTQMIDSLQGEYVKLARAYGVPEGTILRKHAFQVAQLPIITIVGLNLSTALGGAVLTEFVFNINGLGRLFYEAIVQLDYQLIMGITMIIATMFVIGVIITDIAYAYIDPRVTYGEAE
- a CDS encoding ABC transporter permease, with translation MAVGETQVESGTEPATKETETGWRNTLRKIKRDTTARWGLYVILTVLLITAYTLVDANLSRLTFGALSDFTFAETLPIFEHPENLPPPGEAQPNEPPAFHAGGSLEHPLGTDPSGRDYFTRIVYGAQVSVSVGLAATFLGLVGGTIVGAVAGYYGGWVDDLLMRIIETVYAIPPLILIIVFTVFVSGGSPDVMYAIVGVGVAFIPVFARIIRSEVLSVREMDYIEAARAAGVKDRNIILHHVIPNSFAPVLVYATLQIGVTILIVAGISFLGFGAQPPTPDWGEMLNTSHSYMHSNVWLSIWPGLAIMVTIMGFNLFGDGLQDALDPRIND